A region of Syntrophales bacterium DNA encodes the following proteins:
- a CDS encoding helix-turn-helix domain-containing protein: METFTVEELAEYLKLHEYIIRRLARIGKIPSFKAGGQWRFRKDEIDSWSKGTDRKQKI; encoded by the coding sequence ATGGAAACTTTCACAGTAGAAGAACTCGCTGAGTATTTGAAGCTTCATGAATACATCATAAGGCGTCTTGCCAGAATTGGTAAAATTCCTTCTTTTAAAGCAGGAGGGCAATGGCGTTTTCGCAAGGATGAAATAGATTCTTGGTCTAAGGGTACGGATAGGAAACAAAAGATATGA